Proteins encoded together in one Lepisosteus oculatus isolate fLepOcu1 chromosome 2, fLepOcu1.hap2, whole genome shotgun sequence window:
- the htr1b gene encoding 5-hydroxytryptamine receptor 1B, whose protein sequence is MEQSSQLKLSPGIYGEALNISTNDTNVNYSSKAEEKEGNLVFQTTLAVTLSLLTLATALANAFVIATIYQSRKLHTPANFLIASLAVTDLLVSILVMPVSALYTVSRTWTLGQIVCDIWLSSDITCCTASILHLCVIALDRYWAITDAVEYAKKRTPARAAGMIAIAWIIAISISVPPLFWRQVKAEEVTSCYVNTDHIFYTIYSTFGAFYIPTLLLIALYGRIYVEARTRILKQSPKKTGKRLTSAHLITNSPGSVASTTSLNYRTQENSSSDTGSPVNLNQVKVTVSDALLEKKRISAARERKATKTLGIILGVYIICWLPFFILTLLVPICATCTFYPELFDFFTWLGYLNSLINPIIYTMSNEDFKQAFQKLIRFRCCRS, encoded by the coding sequence ATGGAGCAATCTAGTCAATTAAAACTATCACCTGGCATTTACGGAGAAGCGTTGAATATTTCAACGAATGATACCAATGTGAATTACAGCTCTAAggctgaagaaaaagaagggaACTTAGTTTTCCAGACAACTTTAGCTGTGACCTTATCTCTCCTAACCCTCGCTACGGCTTTAGCCAATGCGTTTGTTATCGCTACTATTTATCAGTCAAGGAAGCTACACACGCCTGCGAACTTTCTGATAGCTTCGCTGGCTGTAACTGACCTTCTAGTGTCCATCCTGGTTATGCCTGTGAGCGCTCTCTATACCGTGAGCCGGACTTGGACTTTAGGACAAATAGTGTGCGACATCTGGCTCTCCTCAGACATAACGTGTTGCACCGCTTCAATCCTTCATTTATGCGTGATCGCCCTGGATCGTTACTGGGCGATCACCGACGCTGTTGAGTACGCCAAAAAGCGGACCCCCGCGAGGGCAGCGGGGATGATCGCAATTGCTTGGATCATCGCCATCTCCATCTCTGTCCCGCCTTTGTTTTGGCGTCAGGTCAAGGCAGAAGAAGTAACCAGCTGCTACGTGAATACCGACCACATCTTTTACACGATCTACTCCACCTTTGGAGCCTTCTACATCCCCACGTTGCTGCTCATCGCCCTGTACGGGAGGATCTATGTGGAAGCCCGCACAAGGATCTTAAAACAGTCGCCGAAAAAGACGGGGAAAAGACTAACTTCGGCTCACTTGATCACTAACTCCCCAGGGTCTGTGGCTTCAACGACGTCCCTGAACTACAGGACTCAGGAGAATTCATCTAGCGACACCGGGTCACCGGTTAATCTAAACCAAGTAAAAGTAACGGTGTCCGACGCGCTTTTAGAGAAGAAGAGAATTTCCGCAGCTAGGGAGAGAAAAGCTACCAAAACCTTAGGAATCATCCTGGGAGTTTATATAATCTGCTGGCTGCCATTCTTCATTCTCACCTTACTGGTGCCTATTTGTGCGACTTGCACGTTTTATCCAGAATTGTTTGACTTCTTCACCTGGCTAGGCTATCTCAATTCTTTAATCAACCCCATCATATACACCATGTCTAACGAGGATTTCAAACAGGCTTTTCAAAAACTCATTCGTTTTAGGTGCTGCAGGTCATGA